Part of the Halobaculum halobium genome, TCCATCGCTCGGACCGGGCGACGCCGTACGGAGTCGTGCTCAATCCCCACGCCGAGCGGGCGCTCTCGCCGGCCGACCGCGAGTCGGGCGACGGCGAGACGCTCGTCGCGCTCGACTGCTCGTGGGAGTCGGCGGGGGAAGCGATGTTCTCGCTGCCGGGCGAGCACCGCGCGCTCCCGTACCTCGTCGCCGCCAACCCGGTGAACTTCGGCCGCCCGATGCAGTTGACGACGGTGGAAGCGTTCGCCGCGGCGCTGTGGATCCTCGGCGAACCGGCGCAGGCGACGGAGGTCCTCGCGAAGTTCACCTGGGGGGAGACGTTCCTCGAACTCAACGAGGAGCCGTTGCGGCGCTACGGCGAGTGCGACGACTCGTCGGACGTCGTCGCGATCCAGCAGGAGTACCTCGACCGCTGAACGCCGGGAGCCGCTTCGACCGCACGGAGGCGTTACTCGGCAAGCGCAGCGCCGATGGCGCCGGCG contains:
- a CDS encoding DUF367 family protein yields the protein MDLHVRYEGDDDPDKCTARKLARFDLAELHRSDRATPYGVVLNPHAERALSPADRESGDGETLVALDCSWESAGEAMFSLPGEHRALPYLVAANPVNFGRPMQLTTVEAFAAALWILGEPAQATEVLAKFTWGETFLELNEEPLRRYGECDDSSDVVAIQQEYLDR